From one Musa acuminata AAA Group cultivar baxijiao chromosome BXJ2-6, Cavendish_Baxijiao_AAA, whole genome shotgun sequence genomic stretch:
- the LOC135615043 gene encoding ankyrin repeat protein SKIP35-like, whose product MEVESKTVMTREDCMHLVQDRQPEKDFDENGGLRAVHDGDEGEKVDGSNVVLLPLPADDHRISKDYACDGMKVGSRASNPLEELAVQTKEQGKNKQEKKLSRRDRMELGRLFQEAVSSHDWELAESLVLLADSQTLNDVLCIALDAIWFLTTWGELNGITGLIKKIVSYGGSDFTRAILRTSFFASCVYACHCRIMNLTDTVGIMAQRLHERLQECHGDEVLKAEAGMKVQKFTDWALKCIGFHFRYQENRGGRKNNMIVEVQLQLSAFKTFLELAGDHLTGKDFTEAFDAACFPLTLFSSSFDSGWALGISAIAVQGLLGMLVEGGADNVNQCFLEASRFGSTELVRILLQIAERNSLDIDVDLALVFASHYCKIGTMECLVDEGHAVDFLGPLVRASERGCMQVVQWFVNRGCGDMELCLALTAATSSSQVGVSAYLLPHIPQHVLAALSIEILKAAGERSRGSLDGVAFLLCSDFLGDPAATYAVADSIARSNDEAVAPELRAFLLEQWSEAAFAEGLSSGQDHFVNFMRILRRGCSPICLMDLPPPLAATIAYMPLYRECMEAGGQLLSQKLRGQLVEAARRIGGRWVDDDSQANELLEILERNLPRFFLQPLTTL is encoded by the exons ATGGAGGTCGAGAGCAAGACCGTAATGACTCGAGAGGACTGCATGCACTTGGTGCAGGACAGGCAACCGGAGAAGGATTTTGATGAAAATGGGGGACTTAGGGCTGTGCATGATGGCGATGAGGGTGAAAAGGTGGACGGAAGTAATGTTGTGTTATTGCCTCTCCCAGCTGACGATCATCGAATCTCCAAAGATTATGCCTGTGATGGCATGAAGGTCGGATCAAGGGCCTCCAACCCCCTGGAGGAATTGGCTGTCCAGACGAAAGAACAGGGTAAAAACAAGCAAGAGAAGAAGCTTAGTAGGCGCGATCGGATGGAGCTGGGTCGCTTGTTTCAGGAGGCAGTGAGCTCTCATGattgggagcttgccgagagtctggtTCTGCTGGCCGATTCACAAACTCTCAATGATGTGCTTTGTATAGCGTTGGACGCTATATGGTTCTTGACTACATGGGGAGAACTCAATGGCATTACGGGACTGATTAAGAAGATTGTTAGCTATGGAGGAAGTGATTTCACAAGGGCAATCCTTAGGACATCCTTCTTTGCTTCATGTGTCTATGCCTGTCATTGCAGAATCATGAATTTGACTGATACAGTGGGCATCATGGCCCAAAG GTTGCATGAACGATTACAAGAATGTCATGGAGATGAGGTTCTGAAGGCAGAGGCTGGTATGAAAGTTCAGAAATTCACAGATTGGGCCCTTAAATGCATCGGATTTCACTTTCGTTACCAGGAGAATCGAGGAGGAAGAAAGAACAACATGATTGTTGAAGTACAACTTCAGTTGTCAGCTTTCAAGACATTTTTGGAACTTGCCGGTGACCATCTTACAGGAAAGGACTTTACTGAGGCTTTCGATGCAGCTTGCTTCCCTCTTACCCTCTTCTCTAGCTCTTTTGATTCTGGTTGGGCACTAGGAATCTCTGCAATTGCTGTCCAAGGATTATTGGGGATGCTGGTGGAGGGTGGTGCAGACAATGTAAACCAGTGCTTTCTGGAAGCTTCAAGATTTGGGAGTACAGAGCTTGTGCGGATTTTACTGCAG ATCGCTGAGAGGAATAGCTTGGATATTGATGTCGATCTCGCCCTTGTATTTGCCTCCCACTACTGTAAAATTGGAACCATGGAGTGCTTGGTTGATGAGGGCCATGCTGTTGACTTCCTGGGACCTCTGGTGCGAGCATCTGAGAGGGGCTGCATGCAGGTTGTCCAATGGTTTGTTAACAGGGGATGTGGAGACATGGAGCTCTGCCTTGCCCTTACTGCAGCCACCTCTAGCAGCCAAGTGGGTGTTTCTGCTTACCTTCTCCCACACATTCCACAACATGTGCTTGCTGCTCTGAGCATCGAGATCCTAAAGGCCGCAGGTGAACGAAGCAGGGGATCACTTGATGGTGTCGCTTTTCTTCTCTGCAGTGACTTCCTTGGTGACCCTGCCGCAACATATGCTGTGGCTGATAGCATCGCAAGGTCAAATGATGAGGCTGTAGCACCCGAGTTGAGGGCTTTTCTTCTGGAACAGTGGTCCGAAGCTGCATTTGCCGAAGGCTTGAGTTCTGGACAGGATCACTTTGTGAATTTCATGAGGATTCTGAGAAGGGGCTGTTCACCCATCTGTCTAATGGACCTGCCACCACCCCTGGCAGCCACCATTGCATATATGCCTCTGTATAGGGAGTGCATGGAGGCAGGCGGACAGTTGCTATCGCAGAAACTGAGAGGCCAGCTCGTGGAAGCGGCCCGTAGGATTGGTGGCAGATGGGTGGACGACGATAGCCAGGCAAACGAGCTTCTAGAAATTTTGGAGCGTAACCTGCCACGTTTCTTTTTGCAGCCATTGACTACTCTCTGA
- the LOC135584257 gene encoding protein FAR1-RELATED SEQUENCE 11-like, translating into MTETASRDTCLTQKHQCPCGDDQCYIDEEAYEDDEFTEQFGPAEPSFLPGIPRTFGTTKIITPPYVGQSFQNDDEALEYYSNFARNSGFLVRRERSKGNPEHPLGVYKRELVCHRAGPPLPVKSGEENASKRVRKKKPSRCRCDAQMVIKKNVTAGATHWVVVNFSNVHNHELLDRNNLQFSPGYRYISAVDRERILALAKGGCNVNLILRALEMDKGVKPGELTFTEKDVKNFLQASVSINPENEGSELLKSCKFMKEKNPDFRYEFTSVEANKLEHIAWSYVGSVRAYTVFGDVVFFDTSYHLHAYNRPVGVWFGIDNNGYIIFFGCAVLLDEKPDSYRWALQAFLHLMDGKYPQTMLTDFHIGLKDAVMTEFPHTKHAFSLWHIMSKLPSWFSVLLDAQYEKFKAEFCRIRDLETREEFEHEWDQMVTEYGLNSDRHISLLFVHRSYWAVPYLRSWFFGGLLATGDLSVKSFFRGFVNLQTRLKDFVEQVGVAVDFQNQAGEEATTRQNHQNFQIKTCLPLEEHASTILTHYAFEMFQKEIMTSTQYAVFETSRDTYLVRHHLSSDGGHTVSCSPSNEEVSCSCKGFECSGILCRHVLRVLSLKNCFLVPEKYLLHRWRRESSLFPKSSGYNYRTQALRSLASIIIQESSITKDRFEYVQWHLSRLLNHIRDMPAADEATLDLELSSTFDATVDVVPARTVTRGRPRKLKGLTKTAKEMQAM; encoded by the exons ATGACTGAAACTGCATCAAGAGACACTTGTCTGACTCAAAAACACCAATGCCCATGCGGAGATGATCAATGCTATATCGATGAAGAAGCCTATGAGGATGACGAATTTACTGAGCAATTTGGGCCTGCAGAACCAAGTTTTCTGCCGGGAATACCCCGGACATTTGGTACTACAAAGATCATTACCCCTCCATATGTAGGACAGTCATTCCAAAATGATGATGAGGCTCTGGAGTATTATAGCAACTTTGCACGGAACAGTGGTTTCTTGGTCAGGCGAGAACGCTCAAAGGGAAACCCAGAGCACCCACTGGGTGTATATAAGAGGGAACTTGTTTGCCATCGTGCCGGACCTCCTCTGCCCGTTAAATCTGGAGAAGAAAATGCTTCAAAACGCGTGAGAAAGAAGAAGCCATCACGGTGTAGATGTGATGCACAAATGGTCATAAAGAAGAATGTCACAGCTGGTGCAACTCACTGGGTGGTTGTTAATTTTAGTAATGTCCATAACCATGAGTTGTTAGACAGAAACAATTTGCAATTTTCTCCTGGTTATCGCTATATATCAGCGGTTGATCGGGAACGTATATTAGCTCTTGCGAAGGGTGGTTGCAATGTGAATCTTATACTGAGGGCCCTCGAAATGGATAAAGGTGTCAAGCCAGGTGAGTTGACATTTACAGAGAAGGATGTAAAGAACTTCCTTCAGGCTTCAGTCAGTATCAATCCTGAAAATGAAGGATCAGAACTTCTCAAGAGTTGCAagtttatgaaagaaaaaaaccCAGATTTCCGCTATGAGTTTACATCTGTTGAAGCCAACAAACTCGAACACATTGCTTGGTCATATGTGGGTTCAGTTCGTGCATATACAGTATTTGGTGATGTGGTGTTTTTTGACACATCTTATCACCTTCATGCTTACAACAGGCCCGTTGGGGTTTGGTTTGGTATTGACAACAATGGTTACATCATATTCTTTGGTTGTGCTGTCTTGTTAGATGAGAAACCAGATTCATATAGATGGGCCTTGCAG GCATTTCTTCACCTCATGGATGGGAAATATCCACAAACAATGCTGACAGATTTTCATATTGGACTGAAAGATGCTGTAATGACCGAATTTCCACACACAAAGCATGCATTTTCTTTGTGGCACATAATGTCTAAGCTGCCTAGTTGGTTttctgtcttattggatgcacaaTATGAGAAGTTTAAGGCTGAATTCTGTAGAATACGTGATTTAGAGACTAGGGAGGAATTTGAGCATGAGTGGGACCAGATGGTTACTGAATATGGGCTCAACTCAGATAGACATATCAGCCTCCTCTTTGTTCACCGTTCCTACTGGGCTGTACCTTACTTGCGCAGTTGGTTTTTTGGTGGATTATTGGCAACTGGTGATTTGTCAGTGAAGTCATTCTTCAGAGGATTTGTGAACTTACAAACACGGCTCAAAGATTTTGTAGAGCAG GTTGGTGTTGCAGTTGATTTCCAGAATCAAGCAGGTGAAGAAGCAACCACACGGCAAAACCATCAGAATTTTCAGATTAAAACATGCCTGCCTCTAGAGGAACACGCATCAACTATTCTAACACATTACGCTTTTGAGATGTTTCAGAAAGAAATCATGACATCAACACAATATGCAGTTTTTGAGACATCAAGGGATACTTATCTAGTCCGGCATCACTTGAGTTCTGATGGTGGGCATACAGTGAGCTGTTCGCCTTCTAATGAAGAGGTCAGCTGCAGTTGCAAAGGGTTCGAATGCTCTGGCATATTGTGTCGGCATGTTCTTCGAGTACTATCTTTGAAGAATTGCTTCCTTGTCCCAGAGAAGTACTTGTTACATCGATGGCGTCGGGAAAGCTCATTATTCCCTAAAAGTAGTGGCTACAATTATCGGACCCAAGCGTTGCGGTCGCTTGCCTCTATAATTATTCAAGAATCTTCAATAACAAAAGATCGTTTCGAGTATGTGCAGTGGCATCTGAGCCGTCTTCTCAACCATATAAGGGACATGCCAGCAGCTGATGAAGCTACCTTAGATCTGGAGCTGAGCTCAACATTTGATGCTACAGTCGATGTAGTTCCTGCAAGGACAGTTACTAGAGGAAGACCAAGAAAATTGAAAGGATTGACAAAAACAGCCAAGGAAATGCAAGCAATGTGA
- the LOC135615044 gene encoding DNA-repair protein XRCC1-like isoform X1 — MGSRDMKNKSSGKKLAVASAKVEVDNFIGSSNACLYETSQNKMDFSKLLEGVVFVLSGFVNPERATLRSKALEMGAEYQPDWTSDCTILVCAFPNTPKFRQVKSDGGTIVSKDWISECHSQKSLVDIVPYLMHVGKPWRKGSKQFDFQQDECDVVHEEPLSQSGRLDVQSSGRKRRAGELATNVDIQFSPSKIKQWAVDDLHRTMSWLERQDEKPEKSEIKGIAAEGIITCLQDSIDSLGQDHDVRHVSEQWKFVPRVVKELVELENSSKKGLASKKVLYELAVRCKEIYEEEFDHLNNLKKKQQKADHNQEEEIEDEQVKPDDAGFDSDETIVMTQEEIDVACKQLSENCE; from the exons ATGGGCTCTAGAGACATGAAAAACAAGTCCAGTGGCAAGAAACTGGCTGTTGCTTCTGCTAAAGTGGAAGTAGATAATTTCATAGGAAGCAGCAATGCCTGCTTATATGAAACTTCTCAAAATAAAATGGATTTCTCAAAACTTTTG GAAGGTGTAGTCTTTGTATTGTCAGGGTTTGTTAACCCTGAGAGGGCCACATTGCGATCAAAGGCATTGGAGATGGGGGCAGAATACCAACCTGATTGGACCTCAGATTGCACAATTCTTGTGTGTGCCTTTCCGAATACTCCTAAATTTAGACAAGTCAAGTCTGATGGTGGGACAATTGTGTCAAAG GACTGGATATCTGAGTGTCATAGCCAGAAAAGTCTTGTTGACATTGTGCCTTACCTTATGCATGTTGGAAAACCATGGCGGAAAGGCAGCAAGCAGTTTGACTTTCAGCAAG ATGAGTGTGATGTTGTACATGAAGAACCTCTTTCACAGTCTGGAAGATTAGATGTACAATCTTCTGGGAGAAAAAGGCGTGCG GGAGAACTTGCCACTAATGTTGACATTCAATTTTCTCCTTCCAAGATAAAACAGTGGGCTGTAGATGATTTGCATAGAACAATGTCATGGTTGGAGAGGCAAGATGAAAAG ccagaaaagagtgaaatcaaaggtATAGCTGCAGAAGGGATTATTACTTGTCTGCAAGATTCTATAGATTCCCTTGGGCAAGACCAT GATGTTCGGCATGTTAGCGAGCAATGGAAGTTTGTCCCTCGTGTTGTGAAAGAGCTGGTGGAACTTGAGAACAGCAGTAAAAAAGGATTGGCATCGAAAAAGGTGCTGTACGAACTGGCCGTCAGGTGCAAGGAGATTTATGAAGAAGAGTTTGACCATTTAAATAACCTTAAGAAAAAACAGCAGAAAGCTGATCATAATCAGGaggaagaaattgaggatgagcaaGTTAAGCCTGATGATGCTGGGTTTGACAGTGATGAAACCATCGTCATGACACAAGAAGAAATTGACGTCGCCTGCAAACAACTTTCTGAGAACTGTGAATG A
- the LOC135615044 gene encoding DNA-repair protein XRCC1-like isoform X2: MGSRDMKNKSSGKKLAVASAKVEVDNFIGSSNACLYETSQNKMDFSKLLEGVVFVLSGFVNPERATLRSKALEMGAEYQPDWTSDCTILVCAFPNTPKFRQVKSDGGTIVSKDWISECHSQKSLVDIVPYLMHVGKPWRKGSKQFDFQQDECDVVHEEPLSQSGRLDVQSSGRKRRAGELATNVDIQFSPSKIKQWAVDDLHRTMSWLERQDEKDVRHVSEQWKFVPRVVKELVELENSSKKGLASKKVLYELAVRCKEIYEEEFDHLNNLKKKQQKADHNQEEEIEDEQVKPDDAGFDSDETIVMTQEEIDVACKQLSENCE, encoded by the exons ATGGGCTCTAGAGACATGAAAAACAAGTCCAGTGGCAAGAAACTGGCTGTTGCTTCTGCTAAAGTGGAAGTAGATAATTTCATAGGAAGCAGCAATGCCTGCTTATATGAAACTTCTCAAAATAAAATGGATTTCTCAAAACTTTTG GAAGGTGTAGTCTTTGTATTGTCAGGGTTTGTTAACCCTGAGAGGGCCACATTGCGATCAAAGGCATTGGAGATGGGGGCAGAATACCAACCTGATTGGACCTCAGATTGCACAATTCTTGTGTGTGCCTTTCCGAATACTCCTAAATTTAGACAAGTCAAGTCTGATGGTGGGACAATTGTGTCAAAG GACTGGATATCTGAGTGTCATAGCCAGAAAAGTCTTGTTGACATTGTGCCTTACCTTATGCATGTTGGAAAACCATGGCGGAAAGGCAGCAAGCAGTTTGACTTTCAGCAAG ATGAGTGTGATGTTGTACATGAAGAACCTCTTTCACAGTCTGGAAGATTAGATGTACAATCTTCTGGGAGAAAAAGGCGTGCG GGAGAACTTGCCACTAATGTTGACATTCAATTTTCTCCTTCCAAGATAAAACAGTGGGCTGTAGATGATTTGCATAGAACAATGTCATGGTTGGAGAGGCAAGATGAAAAG GATGTTCGGCATGTTAGCGAGCAATGGAAGTTTGTCCCTCGTGTTGTGAAAGAGCTGGTGGAACTTGAGAACAGCAGTAAAAAAGGATTGGCATCGAAAAAGGTGCTGTACGAACTGGCCGTCAGGTGCAAGGAGATTTATGAAGAAGAGTTTGACCATTTAAATAACCTTAAGAAAAAACAGCAGAAAGCTGATCATAATCAGGaggaagaaattgaggatgagcaaGTTAAGCCTGATGATGCTGGGTTTGACAGTGATGAAACCATCGTCATGACACAAGAAGAAATTGACGTCGCCTGCAAACAACTTTCTGAGAACTGTGAATG A